In Nitrosophilus labii, the following proteins share a genomic window:
- a CDS encoding prepilin-type N-terminal cleavage/methylation domain-containing protein — protein MKRAFTLIELIFVIVILSIIGAISAQIISRLYEDYVVNRTINELETKTELILEQIAKRLQFRIKEATIARRLPPNDTNITSLSTADDDYKILEWISYDNDSFKGAWNRSKNIITPGWSGFVDLYSTETNSTQIKTPGSDLNITDSIVTALSNGSVTLTNGNMGLVFKGLYAGFDIKQYGWNCYDEADPINCNSRDYVFDITGYNNNILQISPTLDGKEITEQYYLTWTAYAIVPDLDNSQLTLYYNYRPWKGDKYSDGNSTILAKNVSVFKFRQDDQVIRLKLCLYKPITNDFNISFCKEKVVY, from the coding sequence TTGAAAAGAGCGTTTACTTTAATCGAGCTGATTTTTGTTATAGTAATCCTCTCAATCATTGGAGCAATAAGTGCTCAGATAATATCAAGACTCTATGAAGATTATGTAGTCAATAGAACCATAAACGAACTAGAGACAAAAACGGAATTGATACTTGAACAGATAGCAAAAAGATTGCAATTTAGAATTAAAGAAGCAACAATTGCGAGAAGACTGCCTCCAAATGACACAAATATAACCTCACTATCCACCGCCGACGACGATTATAAAATATTGGAATGGATAAGCTACGATAACGATAGTTTCAAAGGAGCGTGGAATAGGAGTAAAAATATAATAACCCCAGGATGGAGCGGTTTTGTGGATCTTTATAGTACAGAAACAAACTCAACTCAGATAAAAACGCCCGGAAGCGATTTAAACATAACCGATTCTATAGTTACCGCTCTATCTAACGGTTCCGTTACGCTAACTAACGGCAATATGGGACTTGTTTTTAAAGGACTTTACGCAGGTTTTGACATAAAGCAGTACGGCTGGAACTGCTACGATGAAGCCGATCCCATAAATTGTAACAGTAGAGATTATGTTTTTGATATAACAGGTTATAACAATAACATTTTACAAATATCACCTACTCTAGACGGAAAAGAGATTACCGAGCAGTATTATCTTACATGGACTGCATACGCAATAGTTCCTGATTTAGACAATTCGCAACTAACGCTATATTACAACTATAGACCTTGGAAAGGCGATAAGTACAGTGATGGAAATAGTACAATTTTGGCAAAAAACGTTTCGGTATTTAAATTTAGGCAGGATGATCAAGTAATACGTCTGAAACTTTGTCTCTATAAACCGATAACAAACGATTTCAATATATCTTTTTGCAAAGAGAAAGTGGTTTATTGA
- a CDS encoding type II secretion system protein, with translation MRKAFSLITAIIILVFMATLLVLMLSLSTQSAKQTGDIYLKEQAELLARSATEYALLAISGHKTDTTNGCVEKIDLRYPANAPSFDINVSIYYIGKNLPCTSSKILDNNISTSDSNATVIIDTFVTNLQSDEPIRYHRRTIQKP, from the coding sequence ATGAGAAAAGCTTTTAGTTTAATTACGGCAATTATCATTTTAGTTTTTATGGCGACACTTTTGGTACTTATGTTATCCCTTTCTACTCAGAGCGCTAAACAGACGGGCGATATATATCTAAAAGAACAAGCCGAGCTACTAGCTAGAAGCGCAACTGAATATGCACTTTTAGCAATATCTGGACACAAAACGGATACTACAAACGGATGCGTAGAGAAAATAGACCTAAGATATCCCGCAAACGCACCAAGTTTTGATATTAACGTATCGATATATTATATAGGTAAAAATTTGCCCTGCACTTCTTCAAAAATATTAGACAACAACATATCCACCTCCGACTCAAACGCAACGGTTATCATCGATACTTTTGTAACCAATCTACAATCAGACGAACCCATAAGATACCATAGAAGAACGATTCAAAAACCTTGA
- the recG gene encoding ATP-dependent DNA helicase RecG, with product MQIDAKDFEKFKRLGISNILELSIIAPVKYFDFRLKKFVPFGTEGLFEIEVKDVIKTQKYLKIETFCVNFQKEMELIFFKYSPYHQKVFWKNVSLFVYGRLEYNFSKFQLIQPKKIPSARVGKIYPSYKTSIRADIFRNLIEKYVKKESLINEGVLEKYAEEIEKIHFPDSSFLESFQKRKGFEDEYLKALKFVEIYNHLKELKSKRKFLPALMNCKKDIEPFLKNLPFVLTKDQLKAIYDIKKDIAKNIAARRVIIGDVGSGKSIVMFATAFLAYPNRTILMAPTTILANQLYDEAKKYLPSYIKIALITSSSKEEYLDDFHFIIGTHALLYKNLPKACVIMVDEQHRFGTNQRNRLKKLIEQNRKSPHYFQFSATPIPRTQALIDSSLVDFSFIKETPFRKDITSKVVSKEDFKELLVHIKNEIDNNRQVLVVYPLIESSENYRYKSLEEAASFWKKYFQNVFITHGKDREKEDVLIEFRKNGDILLATTVIEVGISLPRLSTVIIVGAENLGLATLHQLRGRVSRTGLKGYCFLYTEDKNNKRLNEFAKVSSGFQIAELDLKYRQSGDLLKGKEQSGKSFRWIDLGQDKEIIEEAKKIVDSL from the coding sequence TTGCAAATAGATGCTAAAGATTTTGAAAAATTTAAAAGACTTGGTATCTCAAATATACTTGAACTATCTATTATCGCGCCGGTAAAATATTTTGATTTTAGGCTTAAAAAGTTTGTTCCTTTCGGAACTGAGGGGCTTTTTGAAATCGAAGTTAAAGATGTTATAAAAACTCAAAAATACCTAAAAATTGAGACGTTTTGTGTAAACTTTCAAAAAGAGATGGAGCTTATCTTTTTTAAATACTCTCCATATCATCAAAAAGTTTTTTGGAAAAACGTTTCGCTTTTTGTTTATGGAAGACTTGAATACAACTTTTCAAAATTTCAGCTTATACAGCCTAAAAAGATTCCTTCTGCTAGGGTGGGGAAAATATATCCAAGCTACAAAACTTCAATAAGAGCCGACATCTTTAGAAATTTGATAGAAAAGTATGTAAAAAAAGAGAGTCTGATAAATGAAGGTGTTTTGGAAAAATATGCCGAAGAAATCGAAAAAATCCATTTTCCGGATAGTTCATTTTTAGAGAGTTTTCAAAAAAGAAAAGGGTTTGAGGATGAGTATCTTAAGGCTTTGAAGTTTGTTGAGATATACAACCACTTAAAAGAGCTCAAATCGAAAAGGAAATTTTTGCCTGCGCTAATGAACTGCAAAAAGGATATTGAGCCTTTTTTGAAAAACCTTCCTTTTGTGCTAACAAAAGATCAACTAAAGGCGATATATGATATAAAAAAAGATATAGCAAAAAATATTGCGGCTAGAAGAGTCATCATAGGTGATGTTGGAAGCGGCAAAAGTATAGTTATGTTTGCGACGGCTTTTTTAGCCTATCCAAATAGAACTATTTTAATGGCTCCAACAACCATTTTGGCAAATCAGCTCTATGATGAGGCAAAAAAGTATCTTCCTTCATATATAAAAATTGCTCTAATAACATCTTCATCAAAAGAGGAGTATTTGGATGATTTTCATTTTATTATAGGAACGCATGCTCTTTTGTATAAAAATCTGCCGAAAGCTTGCGTGATTATGGTAGATGAACAGCATAGGTTCGGAACGAACCAAAGGAACAGACTTAAAAAGCTTATTGAACAAAACAGAAAATCTCCCCACTATTTTCAATTTTCTGCAACTCCTATTCCAAGAACTCAAGCCTTGATAGATTCGAGTTTAGTTGATTTTAGTTTTATAAAAGAGACTCCTTTTAGAAAAGATATTACATCAAAAGTTGTTTCAAAAGAGGATTTTAAAGAGCTTTTGGTTCATATAAAAAACGAGATAGATAATAATAGGCAAGTTTTAGTAGTGTATCCTTTGATAGAATCGAGCGAAAATTATAGATACAAATCTTTAGAAGAGGCCGCATCCTTTTGGAAAAAATATTTTCAGAACGTTTTTATTACTCATGGAAAAGATAGAGAAAAAGAGGATGTTTTGATAGAGTTTAGAAAAAATGGAGATATTTTGCTTGCTACTACCGTAATAGAAGTAGGAATATCTTTGCCAAGATTATCAACAGTCATTATAGTAGGCGCTGAAAATTTAGGTTTAGCTACCTTGCACCAGCTTAGAGGAAGAGTCAGTAGAACCGGTCTTAAGGGATACTGTTTTTTGTATACCGAAGATAAAAACAATAAAAGATTAAACGAATTTGCAAAAGTAAGCAGCGGTTTTCAGATAGCGGAACTGGATCTAAAATATAGGCAAAGCGGCGATCTGTTGAAAGGAAAAGAGCAAAGTGGCAAAAGTTTTAGGTGGATTGATCTTGGCCAAGATAAAGAGATAATAGAAGAGGCGAAAAAAATAGTCGATAGTCTTTAG
- the hpf gene encoding ribosome hibernation-promoting factor, HPF/YfiA family, which yields MDYIHIYGKSFDLTDSIKDYIYKAIDGLNKYNLDITGTNVTVSGDERKGSKGYNVEFDIHIAKKGNVVIKQKDKDVYAAIDLAIDRASKVLRRYADKIKNHKNISLEEIMAEPMLQEEINEALKYSEDVVPHQLDIDKPVEIEEAIEYLKNSDKYFIVFEDRTGKIRVLYKRADGRFGLY from the coding sequence ATGGATTACATTCATATATACGGAAAATCTTTCGATTTAACAGACAGTATCAAAGATTATATCTATAAAGCGATAGATGGACTTAACAAATACAATCTTGATATTACCGGTACAAACGTTACGGTATCCGGAGATGAAAGAAAAGGCTCAAAAGGGTACAATGTTGAGTTTGATATCCATATCGCAAAAAAAGGAAACGTGGTTATAAAACAAAAAGACAAAGACGTATACGCTGCAATCGATTTGGCAATTGATAGAGCAAGCAAAGTGTTAAGAAGATATGCGGACAAAATCAAAAATCACAAAAATATTTCCCTAGAAGAGATAATGGCCGAGCCTATGCTTCAAGAGGAGATCAACGAAGCTTTAAAATATTCAGAAGACGTTGTTCCTCATCAGCTTGATATCGATAAACCTGTTGAGATAGAAGAAGCTATAGAGTATCTAAAAAATAGCGACAAATACTTCATAGTTTTTGAAGATAGAACAGGGAAAATAAGAGTCCTTTACAAAAGAGCCGACGGTAGATTTGGTCTTTATTGA